A single window of Solanum dulcamara chromosome 5, daSolDulc1.2, whole genome shotgun sequence DNA harbors:
- the LOC129889675 gene encoding cyclin-dependent kinase G-2-like gives MASTLALEVERDEREGTYGVVYKARDKKTGEIVVLKRLKISKKEEEEGFPLTFLREINILRTCHHPSIVHVKEVVVGIKLDKVFIVMEYLEHDLKVLIEKMKRRLTQREVKCLMLQLLEGVRYLHDNWVIHRDLKTSNLLINNKGELKIGDFGLARRTQSRHLLKPYTHNVVTLWYRSPELLMGMKRYSTAIDMWSVGCIMAELLTNRPIFDGKSEIDQIHKIFEILGTPDEKIWLEFTELPGINKFKFVNKKHNYLLRKKFPSISFTNTVLSNSGIDLLNKFLTYDPNKRITAEAALSHAWFRE, from the exons ATGGCGTCTACTTTGGCACTTGAGGTTGAGAGAGATGAGC GTGAAGGTACATATGGAGTTGTTTATAAAGCTAGAGATAAAAAGACAGGAGAAATTGTTGTGCTAAAGAggttaaaaatatcaaaaaaagaagaagaagaagggttTCCTTTAACATTTCTAAGGGAAATAAACATTCTTCGCACTTGTCATCACCCTTCAATTGTACATGTTAAAGAAGTCGTCGTAGGGATCAAACTCGACAAAGTTTTTATTGTGATGGAATATTTGGAACACGACTTGAAAGTATTAATAGAAAAGATGAAACGTCGATTGACTCAGAGGGAAGTCAAATGTCTTATGCTCCAGCTCTTGGAAGGTGTCAGGTACCTACATGATAATTGGGTGATTCATCGTGACCTAAAGACTTCAAATTTACTTATAAATAACAAAGGTGAGTTGAAAATTGGTGATTTTGGCTTGGCACGACGTACTCAAAGTCGTCATCTTTTGAAACCTTATACTCATAACGTTGTTACTTTGTGGTATAGGTCGCCAGAACTTTTAATGGGTATGAAACGATACTCAACTGCAATCGATATGTGGTCAGTAGGTTGTATCATGGCCGAATTACTAACCAATAGACCGATTTTCGATGGGAAATCGGAAATTGATCAAATTCAcaagatttttgaaattcttggaaCCCCAGATGAGAAAATATGGCTAGAATTTACAGAACTTCCTGGAATAAACAAGTTTAAATTTGTAAACAAAAagcataattatttattaagaaAGAAATTTCCTTCAATATCCTTCACAAATACTGTATTGTCTAATTCTGGCATTGATCTTTTGAACAAATTTCTTACTTATGATCCAAATAAAAGGATTACTGCTGAAGCTGCTTTAAGCCATGCCTGGTTTCGCGAATAA
- the LOC129888674 gene encoding DET1- and DDB1-associated protein 1 — MGSMFGEWPSVDPHNFSLLRPSDPSTPSRMTPVTYRPTHDRTLPPPNQVISSEAKNILLRHLEQRAEEKLRPKRAAAENLAPEHGSKHLRVSN; from the exons ATGGGGTCAATGTTCGGTGAATGGCCTTCTGTTGACCCTCACAATTTCAGCCTGCTTCGTCCTTCTGATCCCTCAACTCCTTCT AGAATGACACCCGTGACTTATCGCCCTACTCATGATAGGACTCTTCCTCCACCAAATCAAG TTATTAGTTCAGAAGCCAAAAATATACTTCTGAGACACCTAGAGCAGCGTGCTGAAGAGAAG TTGAGACCAAAGCGAGCTGCGGCTGAGAATCTGGCACCCGAGCATGGATCGAAGCATCTTAGGGTATCCAACTGA
- the LOC129888675 gene encoding 1-aminocyclopropane-1-carboxylate synthase-like, giving the protein MGLISGNNNKKFLSKIATNDGHGENSAYFDGWKAYENDPFHLTQNPNGVIQMGLAENQLCFDLIQEWIVNNPKASICTYEGVQDFKDIAIFQDYHGLPEFRKAVSRFMEKVRGDRVTFDPERIVMSGGATGAHETLAFCLADPGDAFLVPTPYYPGFDRDLRWRTGVQLFPVVCESSNNFKVTKEALEDAYEKAQESKIKVKGLLINNPSNPLGTILDKETLKDILRFINDKNIHLVCDEIYAATAFSQPSFISIAEVMDEVVGCNDDLVHIVYSLSKDLGFPGFRIGIIYSYNDVVVNIARKMSSFGLVSTQTQRLIASMLSDTTFVDNFIAKSSMRLSQRHGLFTKGLAQVGITTLKSDAGLFFWMDLRRLLKESTFDDELELWHIIINKVKLNISPGCSFHCSEPGWFRVCFANMNDETMRVALRRIRHFVLQETKGIEVAKMKQCRRNKLEISLSFRRLDDFMSSPHSPMSSPMVQARN; this is encoded by the exons ATGGGATTAATTTCAggcaataataataaaaagtttCTTTCAAAGATAGCCACAAATGATGGGCATGGAGAAAATTCAGCATATTTTGATGGTTGGAAAGCTTATGAAAATGATCCATTTCATCTAACACAAAATCCTAATGGTGTTATTCAGATGGGATTGGCTGAAAATCAG CTTTGCTTTGATTTAATTCAAGAATGGATAGTCAACAACCCCAAAGCCTCCATTTGTACATATGAAGGAGTTCAAGATTTCAAGGATATTGCTATTTTCCAAGACTATCATGGCTTGCCAGAATTCAGAAAG GCAGTTTCAAGATTTATGGAGAAAGTGAGAGGAGATAGAGTCACATTTGATCCAGAAAGAATAGTTATGAGTGGAGGAGCAACAGGAGCTCATGAAACTCTTGCATTTTGTTTGGCTGATCCTGGTGATGCATTTTTAGTACCTACACCATATTATCCAGG ATTTGATAGAGATTTGAGGTGGAGAACAGGGGTACAACTTTTTCCTGTTGTTTGTGAGAGTTCTAACAATTTTAAGGTTACAAAAGAAGCCTTGGAAGATGCATATGAAAAAGCTCAAGAATCAAAAATCAAAGTAAAAGGATTGCTTATAAACAATCCATCAAATCCATTGGGCACAATCTTGGACAAGGAAACATTAAAAGACATATTAAGATTCATCAATGACAAAAACATCCACCTAGTATGTGATGAAATCTATGCTGCAACCGCATTTAGTCAACCTTCCTTCATCAGTATCGCGGAAGTTATGGATGAAGTTGTTGGATGCAACGATGATTTAGTACATATCGTTTATAGCCTATCGAAAGATTTAGGGTTCCCTGGATTTAGGATTGGGATTATTTACTCGTACAACGATGTTGTTGTGAATATTGCACGAAAGATGTCAAGTTTTGGACTTGTTTCAACGCAAACACAACGATTGATTGCTTCCATGTTATCGGACACAACATTTGTTGATAATTTCATCGCGAAGAGCTCGATGAGATTGTCACAAAGACATGGTTTGTTTACTAAAGGACTAGCACAAGTTGGAATTACAACATTGAAGAGTGATGCTGGCCTATTTTTTTGGATGGATTTGAGAAGACTTCTTAAAGAGTCAACATTTGATGATGAATTGGAACTTTGGCATATAATTATTAACAAAGTGAAACTTAATATTTCACCTGGTTGTTCATTTCATTGCTCCGAGCCTGGTTGGTTTAGAGTTTGTTTTGCTAATATGAATGATGAAACTATGAGAGTTGCATTGAGAAGAATTAGACATTTTGTGTTACAAGAAACTAAGGGAATTGAAGTTGCAAAAATGAAACAATGTAGAAGGAACAAACTTGAAATTAGTTTGTCATTTAGGAGATTGGATGATTTTATGAGCTCTCCTCATTCTCCAATGTCTTCTCCTATGGTCCAAGCTAGGAATTAA